Genomic window (Cucumis sativus cultivar 9930 chromosome 2, Cucumber_9930_V3, whole genome shotgun sequence):
atttttcttcaaatgaaTCATCACTAGATCTCCCTTTTCGAACTTTACTTCCCTTCTTTTCTTGTCTTTATCTTGTTTATAAGATAAACTAGTTTTCTCTAGGTGTTCATGTACATCTTTGTGCAGGCTTTGTGTTCTCTCGATCATATTTTCTGCTTCGATCTTGATATCTACATGTGATGGTAGATTAGCAAGATCAAAAGTAAGTCTAGGACTTTTGGTGTAGACAATTTCAAAGGGACATCTCCCGGTTGATATGTTTTTCATATTGTTGAATGCAAATTCAGCTTGAGCTAATGCTAGATCCGACTATTTAGGTTTTGATCCACTTAGGAAATGGATTAGATTTCCCAAAGTTCTGTTAGTGACTTTTGTTTGGCCGTCTGTTTGTGGATGGGCTGTAATGCTGAATTTGAGTGTAGTATCTAGTTTTTTCCATAGGGTGCGCCAAAAGTGGCTTAAGAATTTCACATTACTGTCTGGTACAATAGATTTAGGTATGTCATGTAGTCAAATTATCTCCCCAAATAAGAGATTAGCGATATAGACTGCATCATTAGTCTTCTTGCAGGGTAGGAAATGGGTCATTTTGTTGAATCTATCAACGACTACCATTACAACATCATGTTGTCTTTGAGTTTTTGGCAATCCCAAAACAAAGTCTACTGATAAATTCTCTCATATGATTGTAGGGATAGGTAAAGGGTTGTATAATCCAGCATTGGTGCTGGTCCCTTTAGCTGTTTGGCAAATAGAGTAACATCTCACGAAGTTGTTTGTCTTTTCGTAACTGAAGCCACTAGTATCTAAAAGGGAAGTATTTCAAGTGTTTTGTCTTAGTCCTATTTGATGGACTCGTGCATGGTTGTGTTGGATTTGGGGTTGAATTTTTGTTGAAGTTTGTAATACGTTGAAACCTTCTTATAACCTCactattgtaatttttttcatggatgtgatttttaaatgtttcCTACGATTAATGTTTAACTTACTTTTTAAGCTTTTCCATACTTTGGTTAAGTAACTCAGTTCAAGTCAAGTTGGACAATAAGTATCACTAAGAGAGTCAATGCTTGCTAGTTGCACGCCTTCTCCCTCAGCCAAAGAGGGTCTTGCAGAGGTGGTGTGACATTGCACATAAACATTTGTCTCTTCTATGAAAAAAGGAGATTGCAGTCAGATCCATAAAACAAATTGTGATAAACCATATTGTTAATAAGAGTCTATCACCTATAAATGATTGTTAGCGATATTGACAACTCTTTATAAATCACgactaaaattattataagcAAGACAAGACAAGACGCTAACAACCAGCTCCATCAACTAAGGCATACATGCACTAATCTATTAATATGGCAAACCCTTAAATTTCAAGTAGGGGTAAGAAATCTTAACCTAAAGActtaaatagttaaatataCACCAGACCCAAAATACTAGTACctactaaatatatataacttaacCTCAACAATTTAAAGTTCTGTACATGatatttcaaaagataaaacacAAACCTGATTCTAAGATTCTTTGAAATTGGTGTTTTGCTAAAATCAAATGCAATTGAAATCTCCAAGCAAAGAGAACATGAAGAGAACATGTTACATGTTAATCATTCAACACTGGTAAATGACTAAAATTGCCTATCCGCCTGTGAACTTGCaattatcaaaatcaattacatTGGATCATATGTCATATACAATgtaattacattaaaaaaaaaaagtacacaTAAACAGCCATGAAAAGTAGTCTAAATGCATTAAGCTTTCACTTTTAACACTTTACCCAGTTTGTAAAAGAACATATTTCCATCAATTTCCCAGCTTAACTTCATTTCATTGATACATACCCCAACTAATCAGAGGCACTCTGATTAAGCAAAAAAGCGTAAATGCACCATTTTCTTATGCCTCCGACATTATGCGTAAAAGATTTTACGACAACCTGCTTGGTCAGAGATTACGAAGAGGCATGTTCAATTGACTCCAACTGATTCCGAAGATTTTGATTGTCCTCCAGTAAGCGATCGTACTCGAGCAGGTACTCCTCAGATTGCTTTCTTAAAGCATCTGTCTCAGCTTCTGCATCATTTGCTTCCTTTGTTTTTACCTCAACTTCGGATtccaatttggttattttattCCTCATGGTAGTTGCCTCTTCTCCTAGGGCTTTAAGCTTCTCTGCGCTTGCGTCCTCTGATGCTCGAATTTGCTTCTTTGCAACCTCCATGGTCTTCCGAAGTAGTCGAAGCTCTCGGATGTAATGATGTAGTCTATCAATCATCAGTGCAAGGAACAACAGAAAACCTGCAGAACataaatgttatatttgaatctACATGAACTACTGTAACAAATGAGAATGACCACCAAAATTGCAAGCAAATGGAAAGATCTCgattagaaaacaaagaaaatcagATTAGAACACAAAACTCAAGTCCATTGGgtaagtattttgttttttgtctTCTGTATCTAAAAACTAGGCTTACAAACTCTACCATTGTCTATAGTTTTTGTGCTCTATTAACTACATCTTTTACAACATCTAAGCCAACTTTTAAGGCTATTGGCCCTGTTTGGTAATTATTgagtttttggattttgaaaactGCCTatgttttctcaaaatttcttattcatggTCATGGCTCCCATCTTTCCTACGTAaacatttatcatttttaaaaacaaaaacaagtttttgaaaactacttttttataaaaaaaaaaaagacttcaattttgaaaaacattctTATAACATAGATGACCAAACATGGAAACCAATGAATGAAAGTGATGATGTTTATAcgcttaattttcaaaattcaaacaccaaaaactaaaaccaaatttacgaaatttattctttttatctctccaattttcaattatggtTTCCATTTTACCTTTCTTAAAGAAACACTCCAACTCCTGTCCTAACAAATTATTTGGACGCTAcatttttaagtttcaaaacttgaccttactttaaaaaatcaagtagGAAGTGGAtaacaaaacatgaaaactTATGAGTTGAATTAGTGTTTACAAGCTTCATtcttaagaacaaaaaaccaaatggttatcaaatggGACCTAGAAAACTTTTGTGAGGTTAGGCGAGACATTTAACTATAACTTTAAGAAAGGTGAAAAACTTATCGACAGCCTAAACATCAAATTCAAGGCTCCATCAATTGACATCAATCATTCAGAATgatattgttttcaaatgcTCCCGTATTGATTTTTCCCTCAAAACTATACTCCAGCAAATTTCCAAACACTCTGTCAATGCTCAAACTGGATTCCATCCCTGTAAGTAAAGAATCAGGATCCATCCGCATTTATAAGCCTTCTTTCTTACTAACCAGGAAACTCCATTTATATGTGAAATTTTATGCAATCCAGAAGCGTGCGGACGAAATTGTAGAAGTAAACAACAGCTCAATTTTAGGAAAAGGTGTAATGTCACATCACAATCATCGAATCGAAATAAATAAATCGAGTTCCATCGGTTTTAACTAGGTCAGAGACTAAAGTTGATGATTCTAAAGATGCAAGTAAAGTCAATAATTCCGTAAGCAATCAAAACCTTGAAATCATACAACAAACACATTCGAcccaaaaaattaagagaCAATGGTATGGAGAGAGGGAAGAAgattcaaagaaaaaggaagtgGAGAAATGATTGAGAATTACCCATGAGAGAAGCCTCAAGCAAGTGATTGGACATAAGGACCTGATCGGTGGGATTAACCTCACCAGCCTCAACCATGCGATTATGGATCTTAAGCATGCTATAGACACTAGAAAGAAGAACAACGAAGACAGTTCCGGCGATTGTTTGAACAACGATAGGGCCTTTACCGCGCTTAAGACGATCTAAAGTGAAGATGACAAGCTTCCTGAGAGGAGTCCGGAAGAGGAGAGTCAAAATCAGAGCCATTTGGGTAGCGATTACGGTGAAGAGAAGCTGAATCATGGTGGATGGGAGTCCTCGTGCAACAGACCGTTCACCGTTTGTTCCAGGCGTTGGCTAATGGCGATGGCGATGGCGTTCGGTAGAACCTTATTCCAGTCTGGATCCAATGATACCCTACtcccccttttctttttaccttttactttttacatttttcttctttttctttttttttcctacttAAGTTTAGGTAAGTTAAGTTAAGTTATACAATTAGTTTTTGTGTTTACTTTTCTATACAAAGAGTCGGAAATTTAATGTATAATAGTTATACAAATTTTTGGctaatgtatatatttatgtcaTAATTGAGTTTCTATATCTCCTCACTACTCATTCCTTCCTAATATTACTTCTCTTCTCAAATACTACACCAActttaaccaaaatatttaattctcacaaattttaaatttgcttttttaaatgttttttatcattcataataatattacaaaaaatttaatataataaataagataattttttttcaaaatagcaaattttataaaatatttacaacatatagcaaattttatcactGACGGTCATTAATATGCTTAGTGATAGAAgattatcattgatataatccaaaattaagttatagcttataaatatgttaatttattttgctatttttaaaaatgtttcataataaaaattttaatatataatatataaaaacgcataatccaaaaaaatttagacaAATTTGTCcctttacattttaattagtggtgtttttaagaatataacaaacttgcaatataagaaaatcttacaatgaaaaatactaaaaatgtcTTGTAATTAGTTAACATCAAGTGCCCCTAATATATGAAacgattgtttatatttgactCTTTTTTCTATCCATTTAGATtttatcgtttaaattttgttagtcATATTTCAacgatttaaaaaaaaaaaaaattagtacgatcttttatatttgaaaaatggttgtatatatttggaaaatgatcgtttagatttggtacacgatcacTTATATTTGGAACACAGTAGTTTATATTTAATCGTTTAATTTGgctaccaaaatctaaacgatttttttaagattctctgtacacaatcatttaaatttgactatttgtATACAATCGTTTAGACTTGACAACATCATCCTTATTGTCTAAAAGACTTATTAGAGTGAAAGttcaaaaattttcataagGTCTCCAACACAGAACTGCTCCTAGCTAAGTATACTTAACGTTGGAGTTCTTATGATCGagtcataaaaaagaaaggtgcACCATGTTTGAATAGgtagtaacttttaattctttaagtctttcttaacctCACTTCCATGTCCTCATTTCATGTCCTAAGGATCCCTTTCATTCAGATGTGTTATCAATTCATTCATGTCCCCCTTATAAACTCACGGCGTTACACCCAAGCCCAGCTAAAGCCCATGAAAAtcctctataaatagagacattttcattcattttaggGATATCtggttgaaggaagaattgaagctctaAAGAACTAGAGTTACGAAGAAATGAAGACTCAAACTTCTAaaagctctcaagacgtgcaagttTTTATCAACCTCAAGATTAccgttttttaaaagattgaagacttgaaAGATTAAAGCTTTCCTTGAATTTTAGAAGATCGAAGCTCAAATTGACTTGCAACTACAACTTTCTGGAGACTAAAGACCAAAaagttctaagttttaacCTATATTCGAGAGAAAGCATACAAGAAGTAAATATTAGAGTGTGTATCCACCATATAaatcaatatacaaagttTAATTCCACGAATTACACTTCTCACAAAATCTCATGTGAACAAcgttattttgatttaattatttagtttattttctataagaTGAGgacaaaaaattgtaattaataaagtttgaagtttttattaaGAAGATTGTCCACAAAAGTTACAATTgttcacaaatttaattatgccacaccaaattaaaaataaaaaataaaaatagagaacCTCCTTATgcaattgaaattttatagttgtcacatttatta
Coding sequences:
- the LOC101218101 gene encoding B-cell receptor-associated protein 31 is translated as MIQLLFTVIATQMALILTLLFRTPLRKLVIFTLDRLKRGKGPIVVQTIAGTVFVVLLSSVYSMLKIHNRMVEAGEVNPTDQVLMSNHLLEASLMGFLLFLALMIDRLHHYIRELRLLRKTMEVAKKQIRASEDASAEKLKALGEEATTMRNKITKLESEVEVKTKEANDAEAETDALRKQSEEYLLEYDRLLEDNQNLRNQLESIEHASS